The following proteins are encoded in a genomic region of Hyla sarda isolate aHylSar1 chromosome 3, aHylSar1.hap1, whole genome shotgun sequence:
- the LOC130361084 gene encoding uncharacterized protein LOC130361084 has protein sequence MLIQNAWESIANAMYDNFREMTEHSREEILKELHTRWKSTRDYYIKMSNKQETSGSSPAKRAKIPYEEQLTFLQPSRQLRRTSGNYQVETPAEEAMDVLQEDITPRTSGTTTPVPETSTESDGRERNPQDPDPSQAPPSQETPDPSQATTSLDTNPPSSQSTQRRPLRIRDKQLEVEEQALSLIRRVDGNDDCDYISYTLATHCHKIPNNVNRQDFMSYCFVAATVFASVEPLPPVEDLIKDLKIKVGQRSLSPHGVHVSTQTKPHHFPTHTTRPNHFISLFSLVCVHFYVRAIIVTDIVVEDTRGFDDCINCGLIQLHCTGEDPSLTTHDPEGALHEASCPAQPCVENPLSGIQSPLWVWAQQVSHQRKSLIRYQDEGDWMRGTRKRYWWRQSHLILQNLPPKFRCPQHP, from the exons ATGCTGATCCAAAATGCTTGGGAATCCATAGCTAACGCTATGTATGATAACTTCCGAGAAATGACTGAACATTCAAGAGAAGAAATTT TAAAAGAACTACATACCAGATGGAAGTCCACCAGGGACTACTACATCAAAATGTCGAATAAACAGGAGACTAGTGGATCATCCCCGGCAAAGCGGGCTAAAATTCCTTATGAGGAACAACTGACTTTCCTGCAACCAAGCAGACAGCTTCGTAG aaCAAGTGGAAATTACCAGGTGGAAACACCAGCTGAAGAAGCCATGGATGTCCTCCAAGAGGATATCACGCCACGTACATCTGGAACAACTACTCCAGTTCCGGAAACTTCCACCGAGAGTGATGGAAGGGAGAGGAATCCTCAAGATCCGGATCCCTCCCAGGCTCCTCCCTCTCAGGAGACTCCCGATCCCTCTCAAGCTACTACATCCCTGGATACTAACCCCCCTTCATCACAGTCTACCCAACGTCGTCCCCTCCGGATAAGAGATAAACAGTTGGAAGTAGAAGAACAAGCTTTATCTCTTATCCGCAGGGTCGACGGGAACGACGACTGTGATTATATCTCATACACACTGGCCACACACTGCCATAAAATTCCAAATAATGTTAATCGGCAAGATTTTATGTCATATTGTTTTGTTGCAGCAACAGTGTTTGCCTCTGTGGAACCTCTGCCTCCAGTAGAGGATTTAATTAAAGACCTGAAAATTAAAGTTGGACAGCGTTCCCTCTCACCACATGGAGTTCATGTGTCCACGCAAACAAAGCCACACCATTTCCCAACCCATACCACACGTCCCAACCATTTTATCAGTCTATTTAG CCTCGTGTGTGTCCACTTCTATGTCCGGGCTATCATAGTCACAGACATAGTTGTGGAGGACACACGCGGCTTTGATGACTGCATCAACTGTGGCCTCATCCAACTGCACTGCACAGGTGAAGATCCTTCACTTACTACTCATGATCCCGAAGGTGCACTCCACGAAGCGTCGTGCCCGGCTCAGCCTTGTGTTGAAAACCCTCTTTCGGGCATTCAGTCCCCTCTGTGGGTATGGGCGCAGCAGGTTAGTCATCAGAGGAAAAGCCTCATCCGATACCAAGACGAAGGGGACTGGATGCGTGGTACTCGGAAGAGGTATTGGTGGAGGCAGAGTCACCTGATCTTGCAAAACTTGCCGCCCAAATTCAGATGTCCTCAGCACCCGTGA
- the SGSH gene encoding N-sulphoglucosamine sulphohydrolase isoform X1, with protein MGSQDLSVFLWLLCTVLVAEGRNVLLIIGDDAGFETNVYNNTAIQTPHLRELAKRSVIFKNAFTSVSSCSPSRGAILTGLPQHQNGIYGLHQDVHHFNSFDEVRSLPLLLTQAGIRTGIIGKKHVGPETVYPFDFAYTEENSSVLQVGRNITRIKLLVRKFLQSKDERPFLLYVAFHDPHRCGHSQPQYGPFCEMFGNGEPGMGRIPDWMPQYYTPEQVKVPYFIPDTPSARTDLAAQYTTIGRMDQGIGLVLSELRSAGYENDTLVIFSSDNGIPFPNGRTNLYWSGRAEPLLISSSAHPRCNGQVSESFASLLDITPTILDWFSIPYPDYKIFGKSVKLTGKSLLPALEAEQPWTTVFGSQSHHEITMYYPMRSVQHMQYLLIHNLNFKMPFPIDQDFYVSPTFQDLLNRTISGQPTKWFKTLHSYYYRERWELYDRSKDLSEVRNIAGDPDYYKVFLSMQTMLKKWQWETSDPWVCAPDGVLEEKLDPQCRPLHNEL; from the exons ATGGGTTCCCAGGATCTTTCTGTGTTTCTGTGGCTGCTCTGTACAGTGTTGGTAGCTGAGGGCAGGAACGTGCTGCTGATAATCG GTGACGACGCCGGCTTTGAGACCAATGTCTATAACAACACAGCCATACAGACTCCACACCTCAGAGAGCTGGCAAAGAGGAGTGTGATCTTCAAGAATGCCTTCACTTCCGTCAGCAGCTGTTCCCCCAGCCGGGGCGCGATCCTGACGGGTCTGCctcagcatcagaatggtatttATGGCCTCCATCAAGACGTTCATCACTTCAACTCTTTCGATGAAGTCAGGAGTTTGCCATTGCTTCTCACCCAGGCTGGCATACGGACGGGCATTATTGGGAAAAAGCATGTGGGACCAGAAACCGTTTATCCATTCGACTTCGCCTACACAGAAGAGAACAGCTCAGTTTTGCAAGTCGGACGTAACATAACTCGGATAAAATTGTTGGTCAGGAAGTTTTTGCAGAGCAAAGATGAAAGACCTTTCTTGCTTTATGTTGCCTTCCATGACCCTCACAGATGTGGACATTCGCAGCCTCAGTATGGCCCTTTCTGTGAAATGTTTGGAAATGGGGAACCTGGAATGGGAAGAATTCCAGACTGGATGCCACAATATTATACACCTGAACAAGTTAAAGTTCCCTATTTTATTCCAGACACCCCAAGTGCAAGGACTGACTTGGCTGCACAGTATACAACAATAGGCCGTATGGACCAAGGCATTGGCCTTGTTCTTAGTGAACTGAGAAGTGCAGGATATGAGAATGACACCTTGGTAATATTTTCCTCTGACAATGGCATTCCTTTTCCCAATGGACGTACCAATCTTTACTGGTCGGGAAGAGCTGAGCCCCTACTTATTTCTTCTTCTGCTCATCCAAGATGCAATGGACAAGTCAGTGAGTCCTTTGCAAGTCTTCTTGATATAACTCCAACCATTCTAGACTGGTTCTCCATTCCTTATCCCGACTACAAGATCTTTGGTAAAAGTGTAAAACTTACCGGAAAGTCACTCCTTCCAGCTCTGGAAGCTGAACAACCATGGACCACAGTGTTCGGAAGTCAGTCTCATCATgaaatcactatgtattatccaatGAGATCAGTCCAACACATGCAGTATTTACTTATACACAATCTGAATTTCAAGATGCCTTTCCCCATAGATCAAGATTTCTATGTATCTCCTACATTTCAAGATTTACTTAATAGAACGATATCTGGTCAGCCCACAAAGTGGTTTAAGACACTTCATAGCTACTATTATAGAGAGCGTTGGGAGCTGTATGACCGCTCAAAAGATCTTAGTGAAGTCAGGAACATAGCTGGGGACCCAGACTACTATAAGGTTTTCCTAAGTATGCAGACAATGCTGAAGAAGTGGCAGTGGGAGACATCTGATCCTTGGGTGTGTGCTCCTGATGGGGTTTTGGAAGAGAAGTTAGATCCGCAGTGTAGACCGCTTCACAATGAACTATAG
- the SGSH gene encoding N-sulphoglucosamine sulphohydrolase isoform X2 has product MNHCFEDTSVVERGDDAGFETNVYNNTAIQTPHLRELAKRSVIFKNAFTSVSSCSPSRGAILTGLPQHQNGIYGLHQDVHHFNSFDEVRSLPLLLTQAGIRTGIIGKKHVGPETVYPFDFAYTEENSSVLQVGRNITRIKLLVRKFLQSKDERPFLLYVAFHDPHRCGHSQPQYGPFCEMFGNGEPGMGRIPDWMPQYYTPEQVKVPYFIPDTPSARTDLAAQYTTIGRMDQGIGLVLSELRSAGYENDTLVIFSSDNGIPFPNGRTNLYWSGRAEPLLISSSAHPRCNGQVSESFASLLDITPTILDWFSIPYPDYKIFGKSVKLTGKSLLPALEAEQPWTTVFGSQSHHEITMYYPMRSVQHMQYLLIHNLNFKMPFPIDQDFYVSPTFQDLLNRTISGQPTKWFKTLHSYYYRERWELYDRSKDLSEVRNIAGDPDYYKVFLSMQTMLKKWQWETSDPWVCAPDGVLEEKLDPQCRPLHNEL; this is encoded by the coding sequence GTGACGACGCCGGCTTTGAGACCAATGTCTATAACAACACAGCCATACAGACTCCACACCTCAGAGAGCTGGCAAAGAGGAGTGTGATCTTCAAGAATGCCTTCACTTCCGTCAGCAGCTGTTCCCCCAGCCGGGGCGCGATCCTGACGGGTCTGCctcagcatcagaatggtatttATGGCCTCCATCAAGACGTTCATCACTTCAACTCTTTCGATGAAGTCAGGAGTTTGCCATTGCTTCTCACCCAGGCTGGCATACGGACGGGCATTATTGGGAAAAAGCATGTGGGACCAGAAACCGTTTATCCATTCGACTTCGCCTACACAGAAGAGAACAGCTCAGTTTTGCAAGTCGGACGTAACATAACTCGGATAAAATTGTTGGTCAGGAAGTTTTTGCAGAGCAAAGATGAAAGACCTTTCTTGCTTTATGTTGCCTTCCATGACCCTCACAGATGTGGACATTCGCAGCCTCAGTATGGCCCTTTCTGTGAAATGTTTGGAAATGGGGAACCTGGAATGGGAAGAATTCCAGACTGGATGCCACAATATTATACACCTGAACAAGTTAAAGTTCCCTATTTTATTCCAGACACCCCAAGTGCAAGGACTGACTTGGCTGCACAGTATACAACAATAGGCCGTATGGACCAAGGCATTGGCCTTGTTCTTAGTGAACTGAGAAGTGCAGGATATGAGAATGACACCTTGGTAATATTTTCCTCTGACAATGGCATTCCTTTTCCCAATGGACGTACCAATCTTTACTGGTCGGGAAGAGCTGAGCCCCTACTTATTTCTTCTTCTGCTCATCCAAGATGCAATGGACAAGTCAGTGAGTCCTTTGCAAGTCTTCTTGATATAACTCCAACCATTCTAGACTGGTTCTCCATTCCTTATCCCGACTACAAGATCTTTGGTAAAAGTGTAAAACTTACCGGAAAGTCACTCCTTCCAGCTCTGGAAGCTGAACAACCATGGACCACAGTGTTCGGAAGTCAGTCTCATCATgaaatcactatgtattatccaatGAGATCAGTCCAACACATGCAGTATTTACTTATACACAATCTGAATTTCAAGATGCCTTTCCCCATAGATCAAGATTTCTATGTATCTCCTACATTTCAAGATTTACTTAATAGAACGATATCTGGTCAGCCCACAAAGTGGTTTAAGACACTTCATAGCTACTATTATAGAGAGCGTTGGGAGCTGTATGACCGCTCAAAAGATCTTAGTGAAGTCAGGAACATAGCTGGGGACCCAGACTACTATAAGGTTTTCCTAAGTATGCAGACAATGCTGAAGAAGTGGCAGTGGGAGACATCTGATCCTTGGGTGTGTGCTCCTGATGGGGTTTTGGAAGAGAAGTTAGATCCGCAGTGTAGACCGCTTCACAATGAACTATAG